The following are encoded in a window of Pan troglodytes isolate AG18354 chromosome 4, NHGRI_mPanTro3-v2.0_pri, whole genome shotgun sequence genomic DNA:
- the LOC112207666 gene encoding uncharacterized protein LOC112207666 isoform X1, whose product MHLSRGPQPLSHGAARSHTAGGGNIQLQENKLNTPTDSTLCSYLLAASPGPELSPVSLYRPSSRLTMAYLGPYRTSRQSPQMRLLPHNSLHRHSSIVTMASLDPAPASQPSLQALNFLKSTSPGPAHASLQPLQAQLLHLGGPSRPSLYLPSASTVPTSASQQILHAQHLPHCGPPKPSSQPFSSFYTPSSCHPVASLGQAHASQGPFQAQLLSHGNLPWPDSCLSPSSLDRPRSCLTLASPHPAYASRWPLQAQLLSQDVISGPKTSSSQTL is encoded by the exons atgcacttgagcaggggtccccaacccctgagccatggagccgcaaggagccacacagcaggag gtgggaacatccagttgcaggaaaacaagcttaacacacccactgattctacattatg ctcctacctcctggcagcctctccaggcccagaactttctccagtcagtctctacagaccaagctcacgactcacaatggcctatttaggcccataccGTACCTCACGGCAGTCTCCGCAGATGAGgctactgcctcacaacagcctccacaggcacagctccatcgttacaatggcctctttagacccagctcctgcctcccagccttctctccaggccctgaacTTTCTCAAGTCGacctcaccaggcccagctcatgCTTCtttgcagcctctccaggcccagctcctgcatcTTGGTGGcccctccaggcccagcctctacctcccgtCGGCCTCTACAGTCCCAACATCTGCCTCACAGCAGATTCTTCACGCCCAGCATCTACCTCACTGTGGACCCCCCAAGCCAAGCTCCCAACCTTTTAGCAGCTTCTACACACCCAGCTCCTGCCACCCAGTGGCCTCTTTAGGCCAAGCTCATGCTTCACAAGGGCCTTTCCAGGCCCAACTTTTGTCTCATGGCAACCTTCCCTGGCCAGATTCCTGCCTGTCTCCCAGCAGCCTAGACAGGCCCAGGTCTTGCCTCACACTGGCCTCTCCACATCCAGCTTatgcctcacggtggcctctccaggcccaactCCTGTCCCAGGACGTCATCTCCGGGCCCAAAACTTCCTCAAGTCAGACTCTCTAG
- the LOC112207666 gene encoding putative uncharacterized protein FLJ46235 isoform X2 — MAYLGPYRTSRQSPQMRLLPHNSLHRHSSIVTMASLDPAPASQPSLQALNFLKSTSPGPAHASLQPLQAQLLHLGGPSRPSLYLPSASTVPTSASQQILHAQHLPHCGPPKPSSQPFSSFYTPSSCHPVASLGQAHASQGPFQAQLLSHGNLPWPDSCLSPSSLDRPRSCLTLASPHPAYASRWPLQAQLLSQDVISGPKTSSSQTL, encoded by the coding sequence atggcctatttaggcccataccGTACCTCACGGCAGTCTCCGCAGATGAGgctactgcctcacaacagcctccacaggcacagctccatcgttacaatggcctctttagacccagctcctgcctcccagccttctctccaggccctgaacTTTCTCAAGTCGacctcaccaggcccagctcatgCTTCtttgcagcctctccaggcccagctcctgcatcTTGGTGGcccctccaggcccagcctctacctcccgtCGGCCTCTACAGTCCCAACATCTGCCTCACAGCAGATTCTTCACGCCCAGCATCTACCTCACTGTGGACCCCCCAAGCCAAGCTCCCAACCTTTTAGCAGCTTCTACACACCCAGCTCCTGCCACCCAGTGGCCTCTTTAGGCCAAGCTCATGCTTCACAAGGGCCTTTCCAGGCCCAACTTTTGTCTCATGGCAACCTTCCCTGGCCAGATTCCTGCCTGTCTCCCAGCAGCCTAGACAGGCCCAGGTCTTGCCTCACACTGGCCTCTCCACATCCAGCTTatgcctcacggtggcctctccaggcccaactCCTGTCCCAGGACGTCATCTCCGGGCCCAAAACTTCCTCAAGTCAGACTCTCTAG